The following proteins come from a genomic window of Panthera leo isolate Ple1 chromosome E2, P.leo_Ple1_pat1.1, whole genome shotgun sequence:
- the TSNAXIP1 gene encoding translin-associated factor X-interacting protein 1 isoform X2, producing MASPKPRCSSFATTSRTHIQPSGVTVDDSYLTEAKSSQNRKFSQRQKTLSCQFSIGGHLSPWPTYTSGQTILHNRKPCSYDYRKRAGWQQQPLGTTKPRYLEQLENYLRKELLLLDLSTDSAQELRLQPYREIFEFFIEDFKTYKPLLSSIKNAYEVMLAHQREKIRALEPLKAKLVTVNEDCNKRILAMRAEERYEISMLKKEKMNLLKLIDKKNEEKISLQSEVSKLRKNLAEEYLHYLSERDARKILIADLNELRYQREDMSLAQSPGIWGEDPVKLTLALKMTRQDLTRTQMELNTMKANFGDVVPRRDFEMQEKTNKDLQEQLDSLRGDYEEVCKEHEILLQLHMTTLKERDQFYSELQEIQRTSTPRPDWTKCEDVVAGGPDRWQMLAEGKNSDQLVDVLLEEIGEGLLREKDFFPGLGYGEAIPSFLRFDGIVENKKPTKKDVVNLLKDAWKERLVEEQKEKFPDFFFNFLENRFGPGDAMAWAYTIFENIKLFRSNEVMSQFYALLMGKRSESVYIKQKETVVQLLKEMTNADSQNEGLITMENLSTVLKSTFPFKKEERIQELMEAGGWHSNSSNADLLNYHSLFIEDEEGQSMPFVQKLWEQYMDEKDEYLQELKQELGLELHDKVTLPKVREALMNIDPGLDKQTLNSYLSQAFQLPMTELPEEGEEKEEAIMEQLQIALEQLQMIDLRRMGPREQEPAS from the exons ATGGCCTCCCCGAAGCCGCGGTGCTCCAGCTTCGCGACCACTTCGAG aaCACACATACAGCCTTCAGGAGTGACCGTAGATGACTCCTACCTCACAGAAGCCAAGAGCTCCCAGAACCGAAAGTTTTCCCAGAGACAGAAGACGCTG TCCTGTCAGTTCTCCATTGGTGGCCACCTGTCCCCATGGCCCACATACACCAGTGGTCAGACCATTCTGCATAATCGAAAGCCCTGTTCATATGATTACCGGAAACGAGCAGG TTGGCAGCAGCAGCCCCTGGGCACTACTAAGCCGAGGTACCTGGAGCAGCTAGAGAACTACCTACGCAAGGAGCTTCTCCTGCTGGACCTGAGCACAGATTCTGCCCAGGAGCTGAGGTTGCAG CCTTACAGGGAAATCTTTGAGTTCTTCATAGAGGACTTTAAAACGTACAAGCCATTGCTATCTTCCATCAAGAATGCATATGAGGTGATGCTGG CCCACCAGAGGGAGAAGATTCGGGCTCTGGAGCCCTTGAAGGCCAAACTTGTCACTGTGAATGAGGACTGCAACAAGAGGATCCTGGCCATGCGGGCTGAGGAGAGATATGAAATCTCCATgctgaagaaagagaagatgaatTTGCTAAAACTCATTGACAAAAAGAACGAGGAGAAGATCTCATTGCAGAGCGAG GTGTCCAAACTGAGGAAGAATTTGGCTGAGGAGTACCTGCACTATCTCAGTGAGCGAGATGCCCGCAAGATCCTCATTGCAGACTTGAATGAGCTGCGGTACCAGCGGGAAGACATGTCACTAGCCCAGTCCCCAG GTATCTGGGGCGAGGACCCCGTTAAGTTAACACTGGCTCTGAAGATGACCCGGCAAGACCTGACCCGCACACAGATGGAACTCAACACCATGAAAGCCAACTTTGGAGATGTGGTGCCCAGGAGGGACTTTGAAATGCAGGAGAAGACCAACAAGGATCTGCAGGAGCAG CTGGACAGCCTGAGAGGTGACTATGAAGAGGTCTGCAAGGAGCACGAGATACTGCTACAGTTGCACATGACCACACTGAAGGAGCGGGACCAGTTTTATTCTGAGCTCCAGGAGATCCAGCGCACCTCTACACCACGGCCTGACTGGACCAAGTGTGAAG ATGTGGTGGCTGGGGGCCCAGATCGCTGGCAAATGCTGGCCGAGGGCAAAAACAGTGACCAGCTGGTGGATGTGCTCTTGGAGGAGATTGGCGAGGGCCTGCTCCGGGAGAAAGACTTCTTTCCTGGTCTG GGCTATGGGGAAGCCATCCCCTCTTTCCTTCGATTTGATGGCATTGTGGAGAACAAGAAGCCAACCAAGAAGGATGTGGTAAACCTACTCAAGGATGCCTGGAAGGAACGTCTTGTTGAGGAGCAG aaagagaaattcccagatttcttcttcaatttcctggaGAATCGCTTTGGACCTGGTGATGCCATGGCCTGGGCTTACaccatttttgaaaatatcaagCTCTTCCGTTCTAATGAGGTCATGAGCCAGTTCTATGCACTCTTGATGGGAAAG AGGAGCGAGAGTGTGTACATCAAGCAGAAGGAGACCGTAGTACAGTTGCTGAAGGAGATGACAAATGCTGACAGTCAGAATGAGGGGCTGATAACCATGGAAAACTTAAG CACTGTCCTTAAGAGCACCTTCCCCttcaagaaggaagagagaatccaggAGTTGATGGAGGCAGGGGGCTGGCATTCCAACAGTAGCAATGCAGACTTGCTCAACTACCACTCATTGTTTATAGAG GATGAGGAGGGCCAGAGTATGCCCTTTGTGCAAAAGCTGTGGGAACAGTACATGGATGAAAAGGATGAGTACTTACAGGAGCTAAAGCAGGAGCTGGGCCTGGAACT CCATGATAAAGTAACCCTACCCAAGGTACGTGAAGCCCTGATGAACATTGATCCCGGCCTGGACAAACAGACCCTGAATAGCTATTTGAGCCAGGCCTTCCAGCTCCCCATGACAGAACTGCCTGAGGAgggtgaagagaaggaagaagccatTATGGAACAGCTCCAGATTGCCCTGGAACAGCTTCAGATGATTGACCTCAGGCGCATGGGGCCTCGAGAGCAGGAGCCTGCAAGCTAG
- the TSNAXIP1 gene encoding translin-associated factor X-interacting protein 1 isoform X1, protein MASPKPRCSSFATTSRTHIQPSGVTVDDSYLTEAKSSQNRKFSQRQKTLSCQFSIGGHLSPWPTYTSGQTILHNRKPCSYDYRKRAGSWQQQPLGTTKPRYLEQLENYLRKELLLLDLSTDSAQELRLQPYREIFEFFIEDFKTYKPLLSSIKNAYEVMLAHQREKIRALEPLKAKLVTVNEDCNKRILAMRAEERYEISMLKKEKMNLLKLIDKKNEEKISLQSEVSKLRKNLAEEYLHYLSERDARKILIADLNELRYQREDMSLAQSPGIWGEDPVKLTLALKMTRQDLTRTQMELNTMKANFGDVVPRRDFEMQEKTNKDLQEQLDSLRGDYEEVCKEHEILLQLHMTTLKERDQFYSELQEIQRTSTPRPDWTKCEDVVAGGPDRWQMLAEGKNSDQLVDVLLEEIGEGLLREKDFFPGLGYGEAIPSFLRFDGIVENKKPTKKDVVNLLKDAWKERLVEEQKEKFPDFFFNFLENRFGPGDAMAWAYTIFENIKLFRSNEVMSQFYALLMGKRSESVYIKQKETVVQLLKEMTNADSQNEGLITMENLSTVLKSTFPFKKEERIQELMEAGGWHSNSSNADLLNYHSLFIEDEEGQSMPFVQKLWEQYMDEKDEYLQELKQELGLELHDKVTLPKVREALMNIDPGLDKQTLNSYLSQAFQLPMTELPEEGEEKEEAIMEQLQIALEQLQMIDLRRMGPREQEPAS, encoded by the exons ATGGCCTCCCCGAAGCCGCGGTGCTCCAGCTTCGCGACCACTTCGAG aaCACACATACAGCCTTCAGGAGTGACCGTAGATGACTCCTACCTCACAGAAGCCAAGAGCTCCCAGAACCGAAAGTTTTCCCAGAGACAGAAGACGCTG TCCTGTCAGTTCTCCATTGGTGGCCACCTGTCCCCATGGCCCACATACACCAGTGGTCAGACCATTCTGCATAATCGAAAGCCCTGTTCATATGATTACCGGAAACGAGCAGG TAGTTGGCAGCAGCAGCCCCTGGGCACTACTAAGCCGAGGTACCTGGAGCAGCTAGAGAACTACCTACGCAAGGAGCTTCTCCTGCTGGACCTGAGCACAGATTCTGCCCAGGAGCTGAGGTTGCAG CCTTACAGGGAAATCTTTGAGTTCTTCATAGAGGACTTTAAAACGTACAAGCCATTGCTATCTTCCATCAAGAATGCATATGAGGTGATGCTGG CCCACCAGAGGGAGAAGATTCGGGCTCTGGAGCCCTTGAAGGCCAAACTTGTCACTGTGAATGAGGACTGCAACAAGAGGATCCTGGCCATGCGGGCTGAGGAGAGATATGAAATCTCCATgctgaagaaagagaagatgaatTTGCTAAAACTCATTGACAAAAAGAACGAGGAGAAGATCTCATTGCAGAGCGAG GTGTCCAAACTGAGGAAGAATTTGGCTGAGGAGTACCTGCACTATCTCAGTGAGCGAGATGCCCGCAAGATCCTCATTGCAGACTTGAATGAGCTGCGGTACCAGCGGGAAGACATGTCACTAGCCCAGTCCCCAG GTATCTGGGGCGAGGACCCCGTTAAGTTAACACTGGCTCTGAAGATGACCCGGCAAGACCTGACCCGCACACAGATGGAACTCAACACCATGAAAGCCAACTTTGGAGATGTGGTGCCCAGGAGGGACTTTGAAATGCAGGAGAAGACCAACAAGGATCTGCAGGAGCAG CTGGACAGCCTGAGAGGTGACTATGAAGAGGTCTGCAAGGAGCACGAGATACTGCTACAGTTGCACATGACCACACTGAAGGAGCGGGACCAGTTTTATTCTGAGCTCCAGGAGATCCAGCGCACCTCTACACCACGGCCTGACTGGACCAAGTGTGAAG ATGTGGTGGCTGGGGGCCCAGATCGCTGGCAAATGCTGGCCGAGGGCAAAAACAGTGACCAGCTGGTGGATGTGCTCTTGGAGGAGATTGGCGAGGGCCTGCTCCGGGAGAAAGACTTCTTTCCTGGTCTG GGCTATGGGGAAGCCATCCCCTCTTTCCTTCGATTTGATGGCATTGTGGAGAACAAGAAGCCAACCAAGAAGGATGTGGTAAACCTACTCAAGGATGCCTGGAAGGAACGTCTTGTTGAGGAGCAG aaagagaaattcccagatttcttcttcaatttcctggaGAATCGCTTTGGACCTGGTGATGCCATGGCCTGGGCTTACaccatttttgaaaatatcaagCTCTTCCGTTCTAATGAGGTCATGAGCCAGTTCTATGCACTCTTGATGGGAAAG AGGAGCGAGAGTGTGTACATCAAGCAGAAGGAGACCGTAGTACAGTTGCTGAAGGAGATGACAAATGCTGACAGTCAGAATGAGGGGCTGATAACCATGGAAAACTTAAG CACTGTCCTTAAGAGCACCTTCCCCttcaagaaggaagagagaatccaggAGTTGATGGAGGCAGGGGGCTGGCATTCCAACAGTAGCAATGCAGACTTGCTCAACTACCACTCATTGTTTATAGAG GATGAGGAGGGCCAGAGTATGCCCTTTGTGCAAAAGCTGTGGGAACAGTACATGGATGAAAAGGATGAGTACTTACAGGAGCTAAAGCAGGAGCTGGGCCTGGAACT CCATGATAAAGTAACCCTACCCAAGGTACGTGAAGCCCTGATGAACATTGATCCCGGCCTGGACAAACAGACCCTGAATAGCTATTTGAGCCAGGCCTTCCAGCTCCCCATGACAGAACTGCCTGAGGAgggtgaagagaaggaagaagccatTATGGAACAGCTCCAGATTGCCCTGGAACAGCTTCAGATGATTGACCTCAGGCGCATGGGGCCTCGAGAGCAGGAGCCTGCAAGCTAG
- the TSNAXIP1 gene encoding translin-associated factor X-interacting protein 1 isoform X4 — translation MASPKPRCSSFATTSRTHIQPSGVTVDDSYLTEAKSSQNRKFSQRQKTLVSKLRKNLAEEYLHYLSERDARKILIADLNELRYQREDMSLAQSPGIWGEDPVKLTLALKMTRQDLTRTQMELNTMKANFGDVVPRRDFEMQEKTNKDLQEQLDSLRGDYEEVCKEHEILLQLHMTTLKERDQFYSELQEIQRTSTPRPDWTKCEDVVAGGPDRWQMLAEGKNSDQLVDVLLEEIGEGLLREKDFFPGLGYGEAIPSFLRFDGIVENKKPTKKDVVNLLKDAWKERLVEEQKEKFPDFFFNFLENRFGPGDAMAWAYTIFENIKLFRSNEVMSQFYALLMGKRSESVYIKQKETVVQLLKEMTNADSQNEGLITMENLSTVLKSTFPFKKEERIQELMEAGGWHSNSSNADLLNYHSLFIEDEEGQSMPFVQKLWEQYMDEKDEYLQELKQELGLELHDKVTLPKVREALMNIDPGLDKQTLNSYLSQAFQLPMTELPEEGEEKEEAIMEQLQIALEQLQMIDLRRMGPREQEPAS, via the exons ATGGCCTCCCCGAAGCCGCGGTGCTCCAGCTTCGCGACCACTTCGAG aaCACACATACAGCCTTCAGGAGTGACCGTAGATGACTCCTACCTCACAGAAGCCAAGAGCTCCCAGAACCGAAAGTTTTCCCAGAGACAGAAGACGCTG GTGTCCAAACTGAGGAAGAATTTGGCTGAGGAGTACCTGCACTATCTCAGTGAGCGAGATGCCCGCAAGATCCTCATTGCAGACTTGAATGAGCTGCGGTACCAGCGGGAAGACATGTCACTAGCCCAGTCCCCAG GTATCTGGGGCGAGGACCCCGTTAAGTTAACACTGGCTCTGAAGATGACCCGGCAAGACCTGACCCGCACACAGATGGAACTCAACACCATGAAAGCCAACTTTGGAGATGTGGTGCCCAGGAGGGACTTTGAAATGCAGGAGAAGACCAACAAGGATCTGCAGGAGCAG CTGGACAGCCTGAGAGGTGACTATGAAGAGGTCTGCAAGGAGCACGAGATACTGCTACAGTTGCACATGACCACACTGAAGGAGCGGGACCAGTTTTATTCTGAGCTCCAGGAGATCCAGCGCACCTCTACACCACGGCCTGACTGGACCAAGTGTGAAG ATGTGGTGGCTGGGGGCCCAGATCGCTGGCAAATGCTGGCCGAGGGCAAAAACAGTGACCAGCTGGTGGATGTGCTCTTGGAGGAGATTGGCGAGGGCCTGCTCCGGGAGAAAGACTTCTTTCCTGGTCTG GGCTATGGGGAAGCCATCCCCTCTTTCCTTCGATTTGATGGCATTGTGGAGAACAAGAAGCCAACCAAGAAGGATGTGGTAAACCTACTCAAGGATGCCTGGAAGGAACGTCTTGTTGAGGAGCAG aaagagaaattcccagatttcttcttcaatttcctggaGAATCGCTTTGGACCTGGTGATGCCATGGCCTGGGCTTACaccatttttgaaaatatcaagCTCTTCCGTTCTAATGAGGTCATGAGCCAGTTCTATGCACTCTTGATGGGAAAG AGGAGCGAGAGTGTGTACATCAAGCAGAAGGAGACCGTAGTACAGTTGCTGAAGGAGATGACAAATGCTGACAGTCAGAATGAGGGGCTGATAACCATGGAAAACTTAAG CACTGTCCTTAAGAGCACCTTCCCCttcaagaaggaagagagaatccaggAGTTGATGGAGGCAGGGGGCTGGCATTCCAACAGTAGCAATGCAGACTTGCTCAACTACCACTCATTGTTTATAGAG GATGAGGAGGGCCAGAGTATGCCCTTTGTGCAAAAGCTGTGGGAACAGTACATGGATGAAAAGGATGAGTACTTACAGGAGCTAAAGCAGGAGCTGGGCCTGGAACT CCATGATAAAGTAACCCTACCCAAGGTACGTGAAGCCCTGATGAACATTGATCCCGGCCTGGACAAACAGACCCTGAATAGCTATTTGAGCCAGGCCTTCCAGCTCCCCATGACAGAACTGCCTGAGGAgggtgaagagaaggaagaagccatTATGGAACAGCTCCAGATTGCCCTGGAACAGCTTCAGATGATTGACCTCAGGCGCATGGGGCCTCGAGAGCAGGAGCCTGCAAGCTAG
- the TSNAXIP1 gene encoding translin-associated factor X-interacting protein 1 isoform X5 has product MLAVRLPEGHGLPEAAVLQLRDHFEVSKLRKNLAEEYLHYLSERDARKILIADLNELRYQREDMSLAQSPGIWGEDPVKLTLALKMTRQDLTRTQMELNTMKANFGDVVPRRDFEMQEKTNKDLQEQLDSLRGDYEEVCKEHEILLQLHMTTLKERDQFYSELQEIQRTSTPRPDWTKCEDVVAGGPDRWQMLAEGKNSDQLVDVLLEEIGEGLLREKDFFPGLGYGEAIPSFLRFDGIVENKKPTKKDVVNLLKDAWKERLVEEQKEKFPDFFFNFLENRFGPGDAMAWAYTIFENIKLFRSNEVMSQFYALLMGKRSESVYIKQKETVVQLLKEMTNADSQNEGLITMENLSTVLKSTFPFKKEERIQELMEAGGWHSNSSNADLLNYHSLFIEDEEGQSMPFVQKLWEQYMDEKDEYLQELKQELGLELHDKVTLPKVREALMNIDPGLDKQTLNSYLSQAFQLPMTELPEEGEEKEEAIMEQLQIALEQLQMIDLRRMGPREQEPAS; this is encoded by the exons ATGCTGGCTGTCCGGCTGCCCGAGGGTCATGGCCTCCCCGAAGCCGCGGTGCTCCAGCTTCGCGACCACTTCGAG GTGTCCAAACTGAGGAAGAATTTGGCTGAGGAGTACCTGCACTATCTCAGTGAGCGAGATGCCCGCAAGATCCTCATTGCAGACTTGAATGAGCTGCGGTACCAGCGGGAAGACATGTCACTAGCCCAGTCCCCAG GTATCTGGGGCGAGGACCCCGTTAAGTTAACACTGGCTCTGAAGATGACCCGGCAAGACCTGACCCGCACACAGATGGAACTCAACACCATGAAAGCCAACTTTGGAGATGTGGTGCCCAGGAGGGACTTTGAAATGCAGGAGAAGACCAACAAGGATCTGCAGGAGCAG CTGGACAGCCTGAGAGGTGACTATGAAGAGGTCTGCAAGGAGCACGAGATACTGCTACAGTTGCACATGACCACACTGAAGGAGCGGGACCAGTTTTATTCTGAGCTCCAGGAGATCCAGCGCACCTCTACACCACGGCCTGACTGGACCAAGTGTGAAG ATGTGGTGGCTGGGGGCCCAGATCGCTGGCAAATGCTGGCCGAGGGCAAAAACAGTGACCAGCTGGTGGATGTGCTCTTGGAGGAGATTGGCGAGGGCCTGCTCCGGGAGAAAGACTTCTTTCCTGGTCTG GGCTATGGGGAAGCCATCCCCTCTTTCCTTCGATTTGATGGCATTGTGGAGAACAAGAAGCCAACCAAGAAGGATGTGGTAAACCTACTCAAGGATGCCTGGAAGGAACGTCTTGTTGAGGAGCAG aaagagaaattcccagatttcttcttcaatttcctggaGAATCGCTTTGGACCTGGTGATGCCATGGCCTGGGCTTACaccatttttgaaaatatcaagCTCTTCCGTTCTAATGAGGTCATGAGCCAGTTCTATGCACTCTTGATGGGAAAG AGGAGCGAGAGTGTGTACATCAAGCAGAAGGAGACCGTAGTACAGTTGCTGAAGGAGATGACAAATGCTGACAGTCAGAATGAGGGGCTGATAACCATGGAAAACTTAAG CACTGTCCTTAAGAGCACCTTCCCCttcaagaaggaagagagaatccaggAGTTGATGGAGGCAGGGGGCTGGCATTCCAACAGTAGCAATGCAGACTTGCTCAACTACCACTCATTGTTTATAGAG GATGAGGAGGGCCAGAGTATGCCCTTTGTGCAAAAGCTGTGGGAACAGTACATGGATGAAAAGGATGAGTACTTACAGGAGCTAAAGCAGGAGCTGGGCCTGGAACT CCATGATAAAGTAACCCTACCCAAGGTACGTGAAGCCCTGATGAACATTGATCCCGGCCTGGACAAACAGACCCTGAATAGCTATTTGAGCCAGGCCTTCCAGCTCCCCATGACAGAACTGCCTGAGGAgggtgaagagaaggaagaagccatTATGGAACAGCTCCAGATTGCCCTGGAACAGCTTCAGATGATTGACCTCAGGCGCATGGGGCCTCGAGAGCAGGAGCCTGCAAGCTAG
- the TSNAXIP1 gene encoding translin-associated factor X-interacting protein 1 isoform X3 — MASPKPRCSSFATTSRTHIQPSGVTVDDSYLTEAKSSQNRKFSQRQKTLSCQFSIGGHLSPWPTYTSGQTILHNRKPCSYDYRKRAGSWQQQPLGTTKPRYLEQLENYLRKELLLLDLSTDSAQELRLQPYREIFEFFIEDFKTYKPLLSSIKNAYEVMLAHQREKIRALEPLKAKLVTVNEDCNKRILAMRAEERYEISMLKKEKMNLLKLIDKKNEEKISLQSEVSKLRKNLAEEYLHYLSERDARKILIADLNELRYQREDMSLAQSPGIWGEDPVKLTLALKMTRQDLTRTQMELNTMKANFGDVVPRRDFEMQEKTNKDLQEQLDSLRGDYEEVCKEHEILLQLHMTTLKERDQFYSELQEIQRTSTPRPDWTKCEDVVAGGPDRWQMLAEGKNSDQLVDVLLEEIGEGLLREKDFFPGLGYGEAIPSFLRFDGIVENKKPTKKDVVNLLKDAWKERLVEEQKEKFPDFFFNFLENRFGPGDAMAWAYTIFENIKLFRSNEVMSQFYALLMGKRSESVYIKQKETVVQLLKEMTNADSQNEGLITMENLSTVLKSTFPFKKEERIQELMEAGGWHSNSSNADLLNYHSLFIEP, encoded by the exons ATGGCCTCCCCGAAGCCGCGGTGCTCCAGCTTCGCGACCACTTCGAG aaCACACATACAGCCTTCAGGAGTGACCGTAGATGACTCCTACCTCACAGAAGCCAAGAGCTCCCAGAACCGAAAGTTTTCCCAGAGACAGAAGACGCTG TCCTGTCAGTTCTCCATTGGTGGCCACCTGTCCCCATGGCCCACATACACCAGTGGTCAGACCATTCTGCATAATCGAAAGCCCTGTTCATATGATTACCGGAAACGAGCAGG TAGTTGGCAGCAGCAGCCCCTGGGCACTACTAAGCCGAGGTACCTGGAGCAGCTAGAGAACTACCTACGCAAGGAGCTTCTCCTGCTGGACCTGAGCACAGATTCTGCCCAGGAGCTGAGGTTGCAG CCTTACAGGGAAATCTTTGAGTTCTTCATAGAGGACTTTAAAACGTACAAGCCATTGCTATCTTCCATCAAGAATGCATATGAGGTGATGCTGG CCCACCAGAGGGAGAAGATTCGGGCTCTGGAGCCCTTGAAGGCCAAACTTGTCACTGTGAATGAGGACTGCAACAAGAGGATCCTGGCCATGCGGGCTGAGGAGAGATATGAAATCTCCATgctgaagaaagagaagatgaatTTGCTAAAACTCATTGACAAAAAGAACGAGGAGAAGATCTCATTGCAGAGCGAG GTGTCCAAACTGAGGAAGAATTTGGCTGAGGAGTACCTGCACTATCTCAGTGAGCGAGATGCCCGCAAGATCCTCATTGCAGACTTGAATGAGCTGCGGTACCAGCGGGAAGACATGTCACTAGCCCAGTCCCCAG GTATCTGGGGCGAGGACCCCGTTAAGTTAACACTGGCTCTGAAGATGACCCGGCAAGACCTGACCCGCACACAGATGGAACTCAACACCATGAAAGCCAACTTTGGAGATGTGGTGCCCAGGAGGGACTTTGAAATGCAGGAGAAGACCAACAAGGATCTGCAGGAGCAG CTGGACAGCCTGAGAGGTGACTATGAAGAGGTCTGCAAGGAGCACGAGATACTGCTACAGTTGCACATGACCACACTGAAGGAGCGGGACCAGTTTTATTCTGAGCTCCAGGAGATCCAGCGCACCTCTACACCACGGCCTGACTGGACCAAGTGTGAAG ATGTGGTGGCTGGGGGCCCAGATCGCTGGCAAATGCTGGCCGAGGGCAAAAACAGTGACCAGCTGGTGGATGTGCTCTTGGAGGAGATTGGCGAGGGCCTGCTCCGGGAGAAAGACTTCTTTCCTGGTCTG GGCTATGGGGAAGCCATCCCCTCTTTCCTTCGATTTGATGGCATTGTGGAGAACAAGAAGCCAACCAAGAAGGATGTGGTAAACCTACTCAAGGATGCCTGGAAGGAACGTCTTGTTGAGGAGCAG aaagagaaattcccagatttcttcttcaatttcctggaGAATCGCTTTGGACCTGGTGATGCCATGGCCTGGGCTTACaccatttttgaaaatatcaagCTCTTCCGTTCTAATGAGGTCATGAGCCAGTTCTATGCACTCTTGATGGGAAAG AGGAGCGAGAGTGTGTACATCAAGCAGAAGGAGACCGTAGTACAGTTGCTGAAGGAGATGACAAATGCTGACAGTCAGAATGAGGGGCTGATAACCATGGAAAACTTAAG CACTGTCCTTAAGAGCACCTTCCCCttcaagaaggaagagagaatccaggAGTTGATGGAGGCAGGGGGCTGGCATTCCAACAGTAGCAATGCAGACTTGCTCAACTACCACTCATTGTTTATAGAG CCATGA